The Xiphophorus maculatus strain JP 163 A chromosome 23, X_maculatus-5.0-male, whole genome shotgun sequence genome contains a region encoding:
- the LOC102221396 gene encoding HRAS-like suppressor 3 isoform X2, producing MAPTLYDEKPEPGDLIEIDRGSYQHWAVYVGDGFVVHLAPPFPAAGSSSIMSVLAEKAIVKKEELWDVVGTDKWLINNGLDQKYKPRPPHDIVREACTMVGRELPYCIFRGNCEHFVNELRYGKAESRQVQKAGEVAMMAGVATVVGFGVFALASALFGGSKKEKKDNQ from the exons ATGGCTCCAACACTG TATGATGAGAAACCAGAGCCGGGGGACCTGATAGAGATCGACCGTGGCTCATACCAGCACTGGGCTGTCTATGTGGGCGACGGCTTTGTCGTTCACTTGGCACCACCCT TTCCTGCTGCAGGCTCCAGCAGCATAATGTCCGTCCTGGCCGAGAAGGCCATCGTCAAGAAGGAGGAGCTCTGGGACGTGGTGGGAACAGACAAGTGGTTGATAAACAACGGTCTGGACCAGAAGTACAAGCCCCGCCCGCCTCATGATATTGTGCGTGAGGCCTGTACCATGGTTGGTCGGGAGCTGCCGTACTGCATCTTCAGAGGAAACTGCGAACACTTTGTCAACGAGCTGCGCTATGGGAAGGCAGAATCCCGGCAG GTGCAGAAGGCAGGTGAAGTTGCAATGATGGCTGGTGTTGCTACAGTCGTGGGTTTTGGTGTCTTCGCTCTGGCCAGCGCTCTGTTCGGAggcagcaaaaaggaaaagaaggacAACCAGTGA
- the scyl1 gene encoding N-terminal kinase-like protein → MWSFFARDPVKDFAYEILPESPEKSGIWTLHRGKRKTSGDPVSVFVYEVAQGTEQQTQLAKAAFKRMKTLRHPNILAYVDGLETDKSLYVVTEQVTPLSVHLKAQAEKGGAGELEISWGLHQIVKALSFLVNDCHLLHNNLGIWAVFVDRAGEWKLGALDHLAPEQGDPSGVSLPTPKAVYPDMEKYDPPEMSNSSGEKWVGEVWRLGCLIWEVFNGPLPRTSSLRSLGKIPKSLVPHYCELVGANPRARPNPAHFLQNCRAPGGFLCNSFVESNLFLEEIQIKDPAEKQQFFQDLNDHLDSFPEDFCKHKVLPQLLTAFEFGNAGAVILTPLFKVGKFLSAEEYQQKIIPVIVKMFSSTDRAMRIRLLQQMEQFIQYLNEAAVNSQIFPHVVHGFTDTNPAIREQTVKSMLLLAPKLNETNLNQELMRHFARLQARDEQGPIRCNTTVCLGKIASYLNAGTRQRILVSAFSRATKDPFPASRSAGVLGFAATHNYYSVTEIAARILPTLCAVTVDPDKGVREQAFKAIKSFLTKLETVSEDPNKLAEIEKDVGSSAQPAGASSSWAGWAVTGVSSLTSKLIRNNPGAEGSAAAEGSGPSSGPSSATSPTSATDGASTLSKGAEDKTQHSSLSHHGASDRTNQSPTPGATDNDEEQIGDRWDDEEDWGSLEEPEKAQADDWNTDWSGAASAKKKAADRGAGRSSASMTMKKQSSDWSSSGWDADDSWSNEKEGQGQSSAGEEGWGNDWGEEETDVTPASKNLPLPEGVRLASEYNWDSSSGNGATQNDLFASVSQRNTAAATAGDAWSSETTGDWGTESWESVEGGQNLSKAELSKKKREERRKELEAKRAERKAAKGPLKLGARKLD, encoded by the exons ATGTGGTCCTTTTTCGCCAGGGATCCTGTCAAAGACTTCGCTTATGAAATTCTCCCAGAAAGCCCGGAGAAGTCGGGAATATGGACTCTGCATCGGGGGAAGAGAAAG ACATCAGGAGATCCGGTGTCGGTGTTTGTCTACGAGGTGGCTcagggaacagagcagcagaccCAGCTAGCCAAGGCTGCCTTCAAGAGGATGAAGACCCTGCGCCATCCTAACATTCTGGCATATGTTGATGGACTAGAG acaGATAAGAGCCTATATGTGGTCACTGAGCAGGTGACTCCTCTCTCAGTTCACCTGAAGGCCCAGGCAGAGAAGGGGGGCGCCGGAGAGCTGGAGATCTCCTGGGGTCTCCACCAGATAGTG AAAGCTCTGAGTTTTCTGGTCAATGACTGCCACCTGCTCCACAACAACCTGGGTATCTGGGCGGTTTTTGTGGATCGAGCCGGAGAGTGGAAGCTCGGCGCCCTCGACCACTTGGCGCCTGAGCAGGGCGACCCAAGCGGCGTCTCCCTCCCCACGCCGAAGGCTGTTTACCCGGACATGGAGAAGTACGACCCGCCGGAGATGTCCAACAGCAGCGGGGAGAAATG GGTGGGGGAGGTGTGGCGACTGGGATGTTTGATATGGGAGGTTTTCAACGGACCCCTCCCTCGGACGTCATCCCTCCGATCTCTGGGAAaa ATTCCCAAGTCGCTGGTTCCCCACTACTGTGAGCTGGTCGGGGCGAATCCCCGGGCTCGACCGAACCCGGCCCACTTCCTCCAGAACTGCAGGGCTCCCGGAGGTTTCCTCTGCAACAGCTTCGTGGAGAGCAACCTCTTCCTGGAGGAGATCCAG ATCAAGGATCCAGCTGAGAAGCAGCAGTTTTTCCAGGACCTGAATGATCATCTAGACTCTTTTCCTGAAGACTTCTGTAAACATAAAGTCCTTCCTCAGCTGCTCACCGCCTTCGAGTTCGGAAACGCAGGCGCCGTCATCCTCACCCCGCTCTTCAAG GTGGGGAAGTTCTTGTCAGCAGAAGAATACCAACAGAAAATCATTCCTGTCATAGTGAAgatgttttcctccacagaCCGAGCGATGAGGATACGACTTCTACAGCAG aTGGAGCAGTTCATTCAGTATCTGAACGAGGCGGCGGTTAACTCCCAGATTTTCCCTCACGTCGTCCACGGCTTCACGGACACCAACCCCGCCATCAGAGAGCAGACGGTTAAG TCGATGTTGCTGCTGGCGCCCAAACTGAACGAGACCAACCTGAACCAGGAGCTCATGCGTCACTTCGCCCGACTGCAGGCCAGAGACGAGCAGGGCCCGATCCGCTGCAACACCACCGTGTGCTTGGGCAAAATCGCCTCCTACCTCAACGCCGGG ACCCGGCAGAGAATCCTGGTCTCTGCGTTTTCTCGAGCCACTAAAGACCCGTTTCCTGCTTCGCGTTCTGCCGGCGTGCTTGGCTTCGCAGCAACACACAACTACTACAGTGTTACAGAGATCGCCGCCCGCATCCTGCCCACGCTCTGCGCCGTCACTGTGGATCCTGATAAGGGCGTCAGGGAGCAG GCGTTCAAAGCCATCAAGAGCTTCCTCACCAAGCTGGAGACGGTTTCTGAAGATCCAAACAAGCTGGCTGAGATCG AGAAGGATGTGGGATCGAGCGCTCAGCCTGCAGGAGCTTCGTCCAGCTGGGCCGGCTGGGCCGTGACCGGCGTCTCCTCGCTCACCTCCAAGCTGATCCGCAACAACCCAGGAGCTGAGGGCAGCGCCGCCGCCGAGGGCAGCGGGCCGTCCAGCGGGCCGTCCAGCGCAACCAGCCCCACCAGTGCCACTGATGGAGCATCAACCTTAAGCAAAG GTGCAGAAGATAAAACCCAACACTCCTCCTTGTCTCACCACGGTGCGTCCGATCGTACCAACCAGTCGCCGACACCTGGAGCAACAGACAACGATGAAGAGCAAATCGGAGACCGCTGGGACGATGAAGAGGACTGGGGTAGCTTAGAG GAACCGGAAAAAGCTCAGGCTGATGACTGGAACACTGACTGGTCTGGAGCTGCATCAGCCAAAAAGAAAGCTGCTGATAGAGGA GCTGGACGATCGTCCGCCTCCATGACGATGAAAAAGCAAAGCTCTGACTGGAGCAGCTCCGGCTGGGACGCCGACGACAGCTGGTCCAACGAGAAGGAAGGCCAGGGTCAGAGTTCAGCGGGCGAGGAGGGCTGGGGCAACGACTGgggggaggaggagacggaCGTGACGCCGGCCAGTAAGAACCTGCCGCTGCCTGAAGGCGTCCGGCTCGCCAGCGAGTACAACTGGGACAGCAGCTCCGGGAACGGCGCCACGCAGAACGACCTGTTCGCCAGCGTGTCTCAGAGAAACACGGCTGCTGCCACG GCTGGAGACGCCTGGAGCTCAGAGACGACCGGAGACTGGGGCACCGAGAGCTGGGAGTCAGTCGAAGGAGGCCAGA ATCTCAGCAAGGCGGAGCTGTCGAAGAAGAAACGAGAGGAAAGGAGGAAAGAGCTGGAGGCCAAGCGGGCGGAACGTAAAGCTGCTAAAGGTCCTCTGAAACTCGGAGCACGCAAGCTGGACTGA
- the LOC102221396 gene encoding HRAS-like suppressor 3 isoform X1: MAPTLYDEKPEPGDLIEIDRGSYQHWAVYVGDGFVVHLAPPSEVPAAGSSSIMSVLAEKAIVKKEELWDVVGTDKWLINNGLDQKYKPRPPHDIVREACTMVGRELPYCIFRGNCEHFVNELRYGKAESRQVQKAGEVAMMAGVATVVGFGVFALASALFGGSKKEKKDNQ; this comes from the exons ATGGCTCCAACACTG TATGATGAGAAACCAGAGCCGGGGGACCTGATAGAGATCGACCGTGGCTCATACCAGCACTGGGCTGTCTATGTGGGCGACGGCTTTGTCGTTCACTTGGCACCACCCT CGGAAGTTCCTGCTGCAGGCTCCAGCAGCATAATGTCCGTCCTGGCCGAGAAGGCCATCGTCAAGAAGGAGGAGCTCTGGGACGTGGTGGGAACAGACAAGTGGTTGATAAACAACGGTCTGGACCAGAAGTACAAGCCCCGCCCGCCTCATGATATTGTGCGTGAGGCCTGTACCATGGTTGGTCGGGAGCTGCCGTACTGCATCTTCAGAGGAAACTGCGAACACTTTGTCAACGAGCTGCGCTATGGGAAGGCAGAATCCCGGCAG GTGCAGAAGGCAGGTGAAGTTGCAATGATGGCTGGTGTTGCTACAGTCGTGGGTTTTGGTGTCTTCGCTCTGGCCAGCGCTCTGTTCGGAggcagcaaaaaggaaaagaaggacAACCAGTGA
- the ints5 gene encoding integrator complex subunit 5, giving the protein MSVVFDGSPLKAMQSSHSHTAPAALSAQELSQEIKSFISGVDAVQGRKLGVREHARCAVRLLRSVPACRGAVLEHLRGVYDEHVSTFLHNLETEGNASSGSTSNLEDIIQEVHGVLSEFIRLNPRAWAPLVSTWAVDLLGQLSSKHAGRRVAPHSSSLNELLQLWMSCAATRSLMEAYSQCLAAMLAWCPDACVDALLDTSVKHSPHFDWVVAHIGSAFPGTIISRVLACGLKDFCSHGAKDQGPLVEKGNRVPKIGSVVGILGHLAAHHSDSIRKELLRMFQESLAPSTPLSPSSSSTSWEASPQLRRAAVPFLLQLAAMSPNLFGAVSSELVELLRPAVLLQLQALLQGLPREELDNMLGLAVHLISQSPTGGARVLRFLADTATPASVIISGPTPSPHEGVREGCDRLLQMLLLHLHKLVFNRSEGSEVSPFCSTSSQPQRVIPFLEELRSHVAPLCAETLRLERKRHLWLHQLLCLLSVYGGPSVATETLCQLLTQARNPEELALAWQLHATLSSCMAGLVPAAVTHCVAQIHTHTLGRRQLRQLLLNLAAVLQSQDEEKKAAAAGAQSSMAAQIGSAVSVHLHDFGPLLLHGDPAVSHAAVRLLSCSPLPRTASPAHLLLLSRAAVTHFFLALRRRGEAGKAGQDAGQSGEAVSCSVLLLTRFAAYSALTLKAILQQLVEGALHKGNAELFGGQIADMSGAPVASPSVSPDLGASLLDINCRFGTTVNFSGSVWSVFHAGVIGKGLKARTAANLLDPSEVIQNIQTLLAVIVQCCSSSSLNGSQSPSDPEEPPPINAEAAKIVAVTLVENVCPDVANGELPWPPEEHARTTVERDIHIRRCFEAHPVLFHLLQVVAAGRPALCYCSAVLRGLLATLLSHWEGSREASSTDSPWHLQASCLLVSCMGEGQLLPPVLANVHEAFAHLTPFEVRLLLLAVWEYVRGNGPLPQKFVFSSDKGMFCRDFSRDGDVSRYVAPIHSVLHKNIDRLGHLCWRFQL; this is encoded by the exons ATGTCTGTGGTTTTTGACGGGAGTCCGCTGAAAGCGATGCAGAGCTCCCACAGCCACACAGCTCCGGCCGCTCTGAG TGCCCAGGAACTCTCCCAGGAGATCAAGTCCTTCATCAGCGGCGTCGACGCGGTTCAGGGCCGGAAGCTCGGCGTCAGGGAGCACGCCCGCTGCGCTGTGCGGTTGCTGCGCTCGGTCCCGGCCTGCAGGGGCGCTGTGCTGGAGCATCTGAGGGGAGTGTATGACGAGCATGTGTCGACGTTTCTTCATAACCTGGAGACGGAGGGAAACGCCAGCTCTGGGTCAACCTCCAACCTGGAGGACATCATACAG GAGGTTCATGGCGTCCTGTCGGAGTTCATCCGTCTGAACCCGCGGGCCTGGGCCCCACTGGTCTCCACCTGGGCCGTGGACCTTCTGGGCCAGCTGAGCAGCAAGCACGCCGGCCGCAGGGTGGCCCCCCACTCCTCCAGCCTCAacgagctgctgcagctgtggaTGTCCTGCGCCGCCACGCGCTCCCTCATGGAGGCCTACTCCCAGTGCCTGGCGGCCATGTTGGCCTGGTGCCCAGACGCCTGTGTGGACGCGCTGCTGGACACGTCGGTCAAACACTCGCCACATTTCGACTGGGTCGTGGCTCACATCGGCTCCGCCTTCCCGGGAACCATCATCAGCAGAGTGCTGGCCTGCGGGCTGAAGGACTTCTGCTCCCACGGGGCCAAAGATCAGGGGCCCCTGGTGGAGAAAGGCAACAGAGTGCCGAAGATCGGCTCTGTGGTGGGGATCCTGGGCCATCTCGCCGCGCATCATTCTGACAGCATCAGGAAGGAGCTTCTCAGGATGTTTCAGGAGAGCTTGGCCCCCTCTACTCCCCTCTCTCCCTCGtcctcctccacttcctggGAGGCGTCCCCCCAGCTGCGGCGCGCCGCTGTGCCGTTCCTGCTGCAGCTCGCCGCCATGTCTCCCAACCTGTTCGGAGCCGTGTCTTCGGagctggtggagctgctgcGGCCTGcggtgctgctgcagctgcaggctCTGCTGCAGGGCCTCCCCAGGGAGGAGCTGGACAACATGCTGGGGCTGGCCGTCCACCTTATCAGCCAGAGTCCCACGGGGGGCGCCCGAGTCCTCCGCTTCCTGGCGGACACGGCGACGCCAGCATCCGTCATCATCTCCGGTCCGACGCCGTCGCCTCATGAAGGAGTCCGAGAAGGCTGCGACCGCCTActgcagatgctgctgctgcatctccACAAACTGGTCTTCAACCGCTCcgaggggtcagaggtcagccctTTCTGTTCGACCTCCTCTCAGCCACAGAGGGTCATCCCGTTTCTGGAGGAGCTGCGCTCGCATGTCGCTCCGCTCTGTGCGGAGACTCTGCGCCTGGAGAGGAAGCGCCACCTCTGGCTGCATCAGCTGCTGTGTCTTCTGTCAGTTTACGGCGGTCCCAGCGTCGCCACGGAGACGCTCTGCCAGCTCCTCACCCAGGCCCGCAACCCAGAGGAGCTGGCTCTGGCCTGGCAGCTCCATGCCACGCTGTCGTCCTGCATGGCCGGGCTCGTTCCGGCCGCCGTGACTCACTGCGTGGCTCAGATTCACACTCACACTCTGGGCCGGCGGCAGCTGCGCCAGCTGCTGCTCAACCTGGCTGCGGTGCTGCAGAGCCAGGACGAGGAGaagaaggcagcagcagcaggagctcaGTCCTCCATGGCCGCCCAGATCGGCTCCGCAGTCTCCGTGCACCTCCATGATTTCGGGCCTCTCTTGCTCCACGGAGACCCGGCTGTGTCTCACGCCGCCGTGCGCCTGCTGTCCTGCAGCCCACTGCCCCGCACAGCCTCCCCCGCgcacctgctgctgctctccagAGCTGCTGTCACGCATTTCTTCCTGGCACTGCGGAGACGTGGGGAAGCAGGGAAGGCTGGCCAAGACGCGGGGCAGTCGGGCGAGGCTGTGAGCTGCTCGGTTCTGCTCCTGACCCGGTTCGCAGCATACTCTGCCCTCACCCTGAAGGCCATCCTTCAGCAGCTTGTGGAGGGGGCGCTGCACAAGGGCAACGCTGAGCTGTTCGGCGGCCAAATCGCCGACATGTCTGGAGCTCCTGTGGCCTCTCCGTCCGTGTCCCCTGACCTGGGCGCGTCTCTGCTGGACATTAACTGTCGGTTCGGCACCACGGTGAACTTTTCCGGCAGCGTGTGGTCGGTGTTCCACGCAGGAGTGATCGGGAAAGGACTGAAGGCTCGCACTGCTGCAAATCTGCTTGATCCATCAGAAGTCATCCAG AACATCCAGACTCTCCTGGCCGTCATCGTCCAGTGCTGCAGTTCGTCCAGCCTCAACGGGTCACAGTCGCCGTCCGATCCCGAAGAGCCGCCACCCATCAACGCTGAGGCAGCCAAGATCGTTGCCGTCACGCTGGTGGAAAACGTCTGTCCAGACGTGGCCAACGGGGAGCTGCCCTGGCCCCCCGAGGAGCACGCCCGCACCACCGTGGAGCGAGACATCCACATCCGGCGGTGCTTCGAGGCCCACCCGGTCCTCTTCCACCTGCTTCAGGTTGTGGCGGCCGGACGGCCGGCGCTCTGCTACTGCTCCGCCGTGCTCAGAGGCCTTCTGGCTACGCTGCTGTCCCACTGGGAGGGTTCCCGCGAGGCTTCATCAACAGACTCTCCTTGGCACCTGCAGGCCTCTTGCCTTCTGGTGTCCTGCATGGGCGAAGGCCAGCTCCTGCCACCTGTGCTGGCCAACGTTCACGAGGCTTTTGCTCACCTGACCCCATTTGAGGTGAGGCTGCTGCTCTTGGCCGTCTGGGAATACGTCAGGGGCAACGGGCCGCTGCCCCAGAAGTTTGTTTTCAGCTCAGACAAAGGCATGTTCTGCAGGGATTTCTCACGGGACGGGGACGTGTCCAGGTATGTGGCACCGATCCACAGCGTCCTGCATAAAAACATCGACAGACTGGGACACTTGTGCTGGCGGTTTCAGCTCTGA